One genomic region from Candidatus Edwardsbacteria bacterium encodes:
- the gdhA gene encoding NADP-specific glutamate dehydrogenase has product MSHITDVIAKVKAKNPGEPEFHQAVEEVMKTLEPTVAKHPEFVKWKIYERICEPDRVVMFRVPWVDDKGEVQVNKGFRVQFNNAIGPYKGGLRFHPSVNLGIIKFLGFEQVFKNSLTTLAMGGGKGGSDFDPKGKSDMEVMKFTQSFMRELFRHIGQDTDVPAGDIGVGGREIGYMYGYYKKIRNEFTGVLTGRAREYGGSLIRPEATGYGAVYFGAEMLATRKKDYKGLRCIVSGKGNVSQYTIEKITQLGGKALSICDSGGTIIDEEGIDAEKLKFIMDLENVRRGRAKEYADKYKSAKYYEGKSVWDVVKEQGIKFDCAFPSATQNEIDELHAQAMVKNGCFLVSEGANMPSNLAAIKIYQGNNVLYGPAKAANAGGVATSGLEMAQQSSRWYWNREEVDQKLQRIMQAIHQQCLDASETYATKGDYLAGANIAGFVKVAKAMVAQGVV; this is encoded by the coding sequence ATGTCCCACATCACTGATGTTATTGCCAAAGTCAAGGCCAAGAATCCGGGAGAGCCGGAATTCCATCAAGCGGTAGAGGAGGTCATGAAGACCCTGGAGCCGACCGTAGCCAAGCACCCCGAGTTCGTCAAATGGAAGATATACGAGCGGATCTGCGAGCCGGACCGGGTGGTAATGTTCCGGGTGCCCTGGGTGGACGACAAGGGCGAGGTCCAGGTCAACAAGGGTTTCCGGGTACAGTTCAACAACGCCATCGGGCCCTACAAGGGCGGCCTGCGCTTCCACCCCTCGGTCAACCTGGGCATCATCAAGTTCCTGGGTTTCGAGCAGGTATTCAAGAACAGCCTGACCACCCTGGCCATGGGCGGCGGCAAGGGCGGCTCGGACTTTGACCCCAAGGGCAAGAGCGATATGGAGGTGATGAAGTTCACCCAGTCATTCATGCGCGAATTGTTCCGTCATATCGGCCAGGACACCGACGTGCCCGCCGGCGACATCGGAGTGGGCGGCCGGGAGATCGGCTACATGTACGGTTATTATAAAAAGATCCGCAACGAGTTCACCGGCGTGCTGACCGGCCGGGCCCGGGAGTACGGCGGATCGCTGATCCGGCCCGAAGCCACCGGCTACGGCGCGGTCTATTTCGGGGCCGAGATGCTGGCCACCCGCAAGAAGGACTACAAGGGGCTGCGCTGCATCGTGTCCGGCAAGGGCAACGTTTCCCAGTATACCATCGAGAAGATCACCCAGCTGGGCGGCAAGGCCCTGTCCATCTGCGATTCCGGCGGAACCATCATCGACGAGGAGGGCATCGATGCCGAGAAGCTGAAATTCATCATGGATCTGGAGAATGTGCGCCGGGGCCGGGCCAAGGAATATGCCGACAAATACAAGAGCGCCAAGTATTACGAGGGCAAGAGCGTCTGGGATGTGGTCAAGGAACAGGGCATCAAGTTCGACTGCGCCTTCCCCTCCGCCACCCAGAACGAGATCGACGAATTGCACGCCCAGGCCATGGTCAAGAACGGCTGTTTCCTAGTCTCCGAGGGCGCCAACATGCCCTCCAACCTGGCGGCCATCAAGATCTACCAGGGCAACAATGTGCTGTACGGGCCGGCCAAGGCGGCCAACGCCGGCGGCGTGGCCACCTCCGGACTGGAAATGGCCCAGCAGAGCTCCCGCTGGTACTGGAACCGCGAGGAAGTGGACCAGAAGCTGCAGAGAATCATGCAGGCCATCCACCAGCAGTGCCTGGACGCCTCCGAGACCTACGCCACCAAGGGCGACTATCTGGCGGGCGCCAACATCGCCGGGTTCGTCAAAGTGGCCAAGGCCATGGTGGCCCAGGGCGTGGTATAG